The DNA sequence ACTCTTCAACTTTATCAATCACATTGTCACGTGTGACTGTTTCTCCTGAATCAGAATCTGAACTTGAATCAGATGATGTACTGTCGTTTGAGGACTCGGTCTGAGCTTGACTGCTAGAAGATGTGCCTTGTGCTGCATCATTAATAGAAATCATATTTGCGACTTGTTGAAGTTGTGATTCATCGCCGTATTTTTGATTTAATTCGTTTAAATCATGCAAATCACCATTATCCACTATTTCTTGATAGCGTCTTTCACCTTGTGTTCCTGAAACCAAAACCTGATGATCACTTACACCTATTATCGTTCCAAAGTGTCCTGTGCTTTCTTTAGCATGATAAAACACCATATCTTGCGGTGCGCCTGTAAATTCTGCAGGTATTTTCTCGAGATGGTACGTATCAATCGCAATTTGTTCTTCGCTAGGCGAACCCATGCGTGACATAGTATATGAATGATTTAATAATTCATTCGCAGTCACTGCGTTATGATGCTTTTGAGGTGCGAATAAAGCGAGCGCTACTTTTTCATTAGTTTGAAGCTGTGCTACATCTTTAACTGGTTTCTTTTGGTGATTGTCTTTTTTAGATGTTGAATGATCATTTGATTGTGTTTTTGAATCTGTAGTATTGCTTTCTTTTTTCGTTTGTTCATTATTATCGGATTGCGATTGTTTCGTGTCTTCGTTTTTAGATTGCTTATTTTCTTCTTGGTTACCACATGCTGCAAGGATGAGTGCCGCTGATGCAAGTGTTGCTGCTAAAGTTCTATATTTCATGTTTGTCCCTCCAAATAGCCCTGATTTACGACCATTATAGCTAAGGGAAGGGACATAGAATGTCTAGTTGCGCAATAAAAAAAGGCTCTATGTCAAATTCGGTTGATGCATAAAATTTGAAATCAAATATTATAGTTACCATAAACTATGTCGCTCAGCTAGTATTGCTTTAATTCCTATGGAATTTAGTATTACTAACTGAGCATTTTTTATTTTAAGCTGCTTTAGGCAATGGGGTATGGAAGCGATGTTTTTTCTTAGCTAATAGCTTGAATTTGATTAGAATTCTATTTCTGAAGTTATAGAAATTTCTGTATCCATAAGCGATTCTTTTTAGTACTTTAATGTTGTTATTTATAGTTTCTATAGGGCCGTTTGAGCGACCAGGATGATTTAATGCATTCATAATTTCTGGTAAAAAATTTCTAAAGCTTTTAAGTACTCTTTTAAGTCCGCCATCAGTATTTCTATCCTTAAGGTATTTAAGAATTTGATGAGTTAATTTATGATTTTCATTGGTCTTTATTGATGTACGAAGCGCATTTACTTTGTCATAGACATCCTTTAACTCTGGGCTTTCACCCAAAATAAAATTTATCATTGATTTTTCTGATTCTAATCCAGGGAAAAGCTTGTTATCTTTATAAAGCGTACTATTCAAGGATTCGGAAGGTTTAAGAATAAGCTTCCAATAATGTTTAAGTTTTCTATAGTATTTGCCATCCTTATGTCTTTTTTCATTCATTATCCTGATACGAACTCTATTGAGTTCTCTATTTAATGCTTGAACAAGGTGAAATCGATCTAAAATGATTTTCGCATTTGGAAATAACTGCTTAAATAAAGAAATATATGGGCTGTACATATCGGTTGTAACTGTTTCAACTCTTTTTCTTACTTCTCTATCAAACCGGATAAAATAAGCAAATAATGCACGCTTTCTACGATCAGGTAAAATATCTACGATTTGATGCGTATCACCATCACAAAATATAAAACTCATTTTACCTACTACATTTTTAACACTTTTGAATTCATCCACCATGATATGTTTGGGCAGTTCATTAAATGGACCTAACTTAACACTATTTGCAGTTTTATTAATATAACGTATTACAGAAGCAGAACTAACATTGTTATCGTAAGCAATGCCTTTGCAAGATCTATTCTCATGGCTTTGATACAGAATATGCAGTGCTAATTTATTACAGAAATTATGATGCTTTTTCACAAAATTCGTCTTTGCTACAAATGATGAATGGCATGAACGACAAAAGAACCTTTGTTTTTTGAGCTCTAAATAACTGGGACTACCTTGAATCTTCATAAGCTTTATCCTCGTTTTTCTTTTACCATTCTTTACTATTCTATGGTTTTCATTTACTGCTCCGCAGTTTTCACAACAATCTGGTGTGTATGTCAAAGTGCCTTTAAATAGTAGAGTTCTTACCAAGTTAAAGTAAACTTCCTGAACATCATCAGAAAAAGTAATATTTTTCCCTTTATAATCAAGTATTTTTGCTATACAATGTGTCATAAGCGCAATTCCTCTCTTTATTTGTGTTGGTAACTTAAATATTAGGGGGTTGCGCCCTTTTTATGCAAAAAATTCGATTGAGAAATAACCGCTAGGTTATCTCATCAACCGAATTTATTATAGAGCCTAAAAAAACCACTCGTTCCTAAGAACGAATGGCTGTTAGCGTTTATACACTCTTATTTTAATTTCTAAATAGTCTTCGTGGTCGCGTTCTTTTTGTTCTACGCGAAGTCCGCTTTTCTCTATTTTTTCAAAACTGCTTTGAAGTGCTTCTTTTGCTGGTGTGAGGTCTTTTGTGAATTGGAAGTTTTGTGCTTTGACTTTTTCAGGTCCGACTTTGGCTTTCACTCTGGCCTCTGTTTGTTTCACATTCAAGTGCTGATCAATAATGATTTGAACCATTTCTTCTTGTTCTTCATGTGATAAGCTCAGCAATGCACGTGCGTGACGTTCTGTTATTTTACCTTCTGCAAGTTTAGAAAGCACTTTTGGCGCAAGTTTTAATAAACGTAGCTTGTTTGCGATAAAACTTTGGCTTTTACCCACACTTTGTGCGAGTTCGCTTTGTGTTGTATCTCCAAGTTCTAATAACTTTTGATACGCTTCCGCTTCTTCAACTGCCGATAGATTTTCACGTTGAATATTTTCAATCAAAGCAACGACTGCCGTTTCTTCATCTGTCATCTCGCGAATAATAACATCCGCGTATGCCATATGAATACTGCTCATAGCACGAAAACGGCGTTCACCTGCAATGATTTCATACATGCCCTCTTCAATCGGTCGTACCACAATCGGTTGAAGCAATCCATGTTCTTGAATGGATTCCGCAAGTTCATCAATCTTCGTCTGATCAAAGACTTGTCTTGGTTGATAGCGGTTAGGCACAATCTTCTCAATTTGAATAGATTCAACATGATTATTGCGATCTTCTTCAGTATAGCCTGTCATATCTTCATCTTTGTTTGTTAAACCGAATAGTTTAGAAAAAGGCTTTTTCATTCCGCAATCTCTCCCTCTAAATATAATTATATACTAATATTTATTTTTATTTTAGTAAAGGAGATTTATTAGGCGTACCTGCTTTTCTAGGATACTTTTTAGGTGTTTTACTGCGCTTTTCGATGATAATCATTTGGCGTTCGCCTGCATCATCCGGCAGTTCAAAGGTTTCTACCGCTTCGACTCTTCCTCCAAACACACCAATCGCAAATCGGGCTTCTTCAAGTTCCTCTTCGCCTTTTGAAGATTTCATTGCCACAAAGTGTCCGCCTGTCTTAACCAGCGGCAAGCATAACTCGCTGAGTACTGTTAAACGTGCAACGGCACGGGCTGTCACAATATCATAAGACTCCCGGTTGTCTCCGCGTGTATTGCCGAAGTTTTCAGCACGCTCATGGACAAAGCTCACACCTGTTAATTCTAAAGCATCCGCAAGATGATTTAAGAATTGAATACGTTTGTTAAGCGAATCCACAATTGTTACTTTCAACTGCGGAAAGACAATTTTTAGCGGGATACTTGGGAACCCTGCACCTGCGCCTACATCACAGATGCTGAGTTCTTTTGTCATATCTATATAAAATGCGGCTGTGATGGAATCATAAAAGTGCTTCAAGTACACTTCTTCTTCATCCGTGATACTTGTTAAATTCATCTTTTCGTTCCATTCAACCAGCATTTTGTAATAAGTTTGAAACTGTTGTTTTTGTTGGTCGTTCAAAGTAATACCATGTGATTCTAGCTTATCAGCCAACCATTCAACACTCATTTATTTCACCCTTTCAAGCTTACCTTGTTCAAGATAGATCAGTAAAATTGAAATATCAGCAGGGTTAACGCCTGAAATACGTGACGCTTGTGCAATGTTTAATGGTTTAACTTCTGCTAATTTTTCACGTGCTTCGCTCGCTAAGCTGTCAACTTTACTATAGTCCAAGTCGTGTGGAATTTTCTTTTGTTCCATACGTTTTACTTTTTCGACTTGTTGTAATGATTTATTGATATAACCTTCATATTTCGTTTGAATTTCTACTTGTTCTTCT is a window from the Staphylococcus sp. IVB6181 genome containing:
- the rsmG gene encoding 16S rRNA (guanine(527)-N(7))-methyltransferase RsmG, with the translated sequence MSVEWLADKLESHGITLNDQQKQQFQTYYKMLVEWNEKMNLTSITDEEEVYLKHFYDSITAAFYIDMTKELSICDVGAGAGFPSIPLKIVFPQLKVTIVDSLNKRIQFLNHLADALELTGVSFVHERAENFGNTRGDNRESYDIVTARAVARLTVLSELCLPLVKTGGHFVAMKSSKGEEELEEARFAIGVFGGRVEAVETFELPDDAGERQMIIIEKRSKTPKKYPRKAGTPNKSPLLK
- a CDS encoding ISL3 family transposase encodes the protein MTHCIAKILDYKGKNITFSDDVQEVYFNLVRTLLFKGTLTYTPDCCENCGAVNENHRIVKNGKRKTRIKLMKIQGSPSYLELKKQRFFCRSCHSSFVAKTNFVKKHHNFCNKLALHILYQSHENRSCKGIAYDNNVSSASVIRYINKTANSVKLGPFNELPKHIMVDEFKSVKNVVGKMSFIFCDGDTHQIVDILPDRRKRALFAYFIRFDREVRKRVETVTTDMYSPYISLFKQLFPNAKIILDRFHLVQALNRELNRVRIRIMNEKRHKDGKYYRKLKHYWKLILKPSESLNSTLYKDNKLFPGLESEKSMINFILGESPELKDVYDKVNALRTSIKTNENHKLTHQILKYLKDRNTDGGLKRVLKSFRNFLPEIMNALNHPGRSNGPIETINNNIKVLKRIAYGYRNFYNFRNRILIKFKLLAKKKHRFHTPLPKAA
- the noc gene encoding nucleoid occlusion protein; translated protein: MKKPFSKLFGLTNKDEDMTGYTEEDRNNHVESIQIEKIVPNRYQPRQVFDQTKIDELAESIQEHGLLQPIVVRPIEEGMYEIIAGERRFRAMSSIHMAYADVIIREMTDEETAVVALIENIQRENLSAVEEAEAYQKLLELGDTTQSELAQSVGKSQSFIANKLRLLKLAPKVLSKLAEGKITERHARALLSLSHEEQEEMVQIIIDQHLNVKQTEARVKAKVGPEKVKAQNFQFTKDLTPAKEALQSSFEKIEKSGLRVEQKERDHEDYLEIKIRVYKR